One segment of Actinomycetota bacterium DNA contains the following:
- a CDS encoding SIS domain-containing protein — MVSIMSRQVGWTQAAIALLEKLDQTQGAGLDHAAAICAEAIGSGGLVHLFGTGHSRMSV, encoded by the coding sequence ATGGTCTCGATTATGTCTAGACAAGTGGGCTGGACACAGGCCGCCATCGCCTTGCTGGAGAAGCTCGACCAGACGCAGGGGGCCGGGCTCGACCACGCGGCGGCGATCTGCGCCGAGGCCATCGGCAGTGGCGGCCTCGTCCACCTCTTCGGCACCGGGCACAGCCGCATGTCGGTCGA